DNA from Devosia yakushimensis:
ATGCAGTCAAGGAATTGCTGGCGGCCGGGGCAATCGTGGTGTCGACGTCGCCGGAAATCCAGCAGGAATTCGCCCAGAACGACGCCTGGATCGCGCCTTACGCCTCGGACTATGCCTTTACGCTGCGTGCAGCCGGGCTGCCCTCGGGGTTCGTCCAGGGCGAGGAAGGCACGCCTGCCAGCTATATCACGGCAAACCTGGTCGCCGGGCGGCCCAATAGCGAATTGGCGCTGAAGTTCATCGACCTCGAAATCTCGGCCGAGGCGCAGAAGTGCTTTGCCGAAGCGCTGCGCTATTCGCCCACCAATTCCAAGACCGAACTCAGCGACGACGTGGCCGCGGACGTGGCCTATGGCGAAGCCGGCGTGGCGGGCCTGATCCGGTTCGACCCGGCAACCATCGAAGCCTTCCGCACCGCCTGGGTGGAAGAGTGGAACAAGGCTATCGCGCAGTAGGGTTTGCCCCGAGATCCGGGGCTTCCAACACCCCTCCCCGACCCTCCCCGTCAAGGGGAGGGTGAATCCGGTGGATGCGGCGGGATATTGCCACACTGCTTCTCACCGGCACTGCCATGCTGGCGAGACGATCCGGGTGAGGTTCTCCCTCGCTTGCCCGGATTGCGGGCCTCTTCGCCCCCAATATGAAGAGGCCCGCCCCTTTTCTCATTTGCCCTGGGGCTTCGCGAACTTTCTTCTCCCCCACAGTGTCATCCCCGCGAAAATGGGGACCTCTGTTGGCGATGGGACAGAAGAAAACGGAGGTTCCCGCTTTCGCGGGAATGACACCGTGGTTGGTTGGGGCATAGGAGATGACGTCGGCGGCGGTGCCAGAGCACAGTTTGCCGGATTCCCAACAGCCTCTAGACTACGCTCGATTTTCGACCCAAGGAAAACCGCACCGCAATGAATGACCGCACAGAAAATCTGCTGCTGGCCCTTCCGGGACTTCTGCTGCTGGTACTGGCCTTCTTCCTGCCCATCGGGCAGATGCTGGTGCTTTCGGTCACCGGGCCCGATGGCCCGCTGGCGCCCTTTGCGCGGTTTCTGGGCGATCCGTTCTATCTGGGTATTCTGTGGCGCACGGTGCGGCTGTCGCTGCTGATCACGCTGATCTGTGGCGCGATCGGATTTCCGCTGGCCTATATCATGACCAAGGTGGGACCCAAGACCCGGCTGTGGCTGGTGGTCATGGTCATCCTGCCGCTGATGACGAGCGTGGTGGTGCGCACGTTCGGCTGGATGGTGCTGCTGAGCCGCAGCGGGCTCATTCCCGAAATGCTGCGCGACATGGGGCTGGTGGGCCGCAATTTCGCGTTGATGCAGACCGAAAGCGCCATTGTCATCGGCATGGTGCAGGTGCTGCTGCCGTTCATGACGCTCTCCATCCTGGGCGTGCTGACGCGGATCGACGGGCGGCTGGAAGAGGCGGCGCGGACCATGGGCTGCTCGTTCCTGCAGACCATCCGCATGGTGGTATTGCCGCTGGCGCTGCCAGGGATCGTGGCGGGGTCGCTATTGTGCTTCACGCTGTCGGCCAGTTCGTTCGTGACGCCGAACCTCTTGGGTGGCACGCGCATCCAGGTGCTGGCGGCCTCGATCTATAAATCGGTGACGGCGACGCCGGACTGGCCCTTCGCGGCGGCGCAGGCGGTGATCCTGTTTGCCGGGATCGCGCTGGTGCTGGTGCCCTATATCAAGATGACAGGGGGCAAGAATGGTTAAGTCGGTTCCCACCTGGCTGCGGATTGCGGGCGTGGTGTTCGTGCTGCTGACCGCGCTGATCCTGCTGGCGCCGCTGATCGTGGTGGTGGGCGTTTCGGTGTCGGAAAGCCAGTTCATCGCCTTTCCGCCCAATGGGCTGAGCCTACGCTGGTACAACCAGGTGCTGTCGTCCAATGCCTATCTCAATGCAGGGTGGATCAGTCTGCAGATCGCGGTGATGGTGACGGTGCTGGCGACGCTGATCGGGGGCGCGGCGGCGATTGCCATTCACCGGCGGCAGCTGCCGTTTTCCGATGTCCTGGCGACGGTATTCCTGTCGCCGCTGGTGCTGCCCACCATCATCTATGCCATCGGCATGCTGATGTTCTGGAGCGCGGCGTTCGGGCCGGTTTCGCCGCTGACGCTGGCGCTGAGCCATACCATTATCGCCCTGCCCTATGTGGTGCGGACCACTTTGGCCGTATTGGCCGAATCCAACCCGTATCTGGAGGAAGCGGCGCGGACCATGGGGGCGAACCGGCTGCAAAGGCTGTGGTTCGTCGTCGTGCCGCAATGCATTCCGGGGCTGGCGGCGGGGGCGTTCTTTGCCTTCAATATTTCGTTCGACGAGGCGGTGCTGTCGCTGTTCCTGCGCGGGCCGACGCTGACCACCCTGCCCGTGCAGATTTACGGCCAGCTCGAATTCTCCCCCGATCCTTCAGTGGCCGCCGTCTCCACCATCATGATTGCCCTGACCATTGTGCTGATCTTCGTGATCGACCGCATGCTGGGGCTGACCAAATTCGCGAGTGCCTGACCCATGGCCAATGTGCGCCTGACTTCGATCCAGAAATCCTTCGCCAAGACGGCGGTGCTGCATGGCATATCGCTCGATATCGCTTCGGGCGAGTTCATCAGCCTGCTCGGCGCCTCGGGCTGCGGCAAGACCACGCTGCTGCGCATCGTGGCGGGGCTTGAAAGCGTCACCGCCGGGGCCGTCGAAATCGATGGGCGCGACGTGACCGGGCTGCCGCCGGAAAAGCGCGACATCGCCATGATGTTTCAATCCTATGCGCTGCTGCCGCATCTGAGCGTGGCCGAAAATGTGCGCTTTCCCCTGCGCATGCGCGGCATCGGCAATCGCGAGCAGCAGGCCGAACAGGTCAAGGCGGCGCTCGAAACCGTGCAGCTGGGGCATCTGGCCGAGCGCAAGCCGCGGCAATTGTCGGGCGGGCAGCAACAGCGCGTGGCTTTGGCGCGGGCGATCGTATCCAGGCCCAAGGTTCTGTTGCTCGACGAGCCGCTGAGCAATCTCGATGCGCGGCTGCGCGAGGACATGCAGGTGGAACTGATCGAAATCCACCAGCGGCTGGGACTGACCACGATTTTCGTGACGCATGACCAGGAAGAGGCACTGAGCCTGTCCGATCGGGTCGTGTTGCTCAATGGCGGGCGGATCGAACAGGTGGGCAATCCGGCCGAGATTTATGGCCAGCCGGCCACCAGCTTTGCCTCCAATTTCATCGGCTCGGCCAATCTGCTGCCCGCCGAAATCGTCGAGGCGGCGGATGGTCCGGTGGCGCGCTTTGCCGATGGCCAGCAATTGGCCTTGGCCAAGAGCGAGACGGCGCGGGGCGCCGCCACGGTGGCGCTGCGCCAGGAAGACCTGACGCTTTCCGCCGATGGCGACGGGCCCAGGGCCAAGGTGCGCACCCGTGTCTTTCTGGGGGCCCGCAACCGCTATGTGATGACCCTGGCCGGGCAGACCCTGCGGGCGCTGACCCCCAACGATCTCAGCTTCGCCGATGGCCAAGACGTCAGCCTATCCATCGATCCCGCCCGCATCCGTGTGATCCGCGATTAGGGCATAGGAAGGCCCCCTCACCCGGCGCTGCGCGCCGACCTCTCCCCCAAGGGAGAGGTGAAGACCGCATCAATGCTTCACTTTCCGGATTTCCGAGATGACTTATGAAACCCGCCTTTTCATCAATGGCGCCTATGTGGCCGGCAATGGCGCGGCGCTGCCCAGCCATGAGCCCGCGACGGGGAAGCTGCTGGCCGAGGTCGCTTCGGCCGATACCGGGCAGATCGACCTGGCGGTGACATCGGCCCATGCTGCCTTTGCCGGCTGGAGCAAGGCGACGCCCAAGGAGCGCAGCCGGGCACTGCTGCGCATTGCCGATGCCATCGAGGCGCAGGCCGCGGCGTTGGCGGATGTTGAGGCGGTCAATGCCGGCAAGCCCTGGCGCTATGTAAAGGCGGGCGAATTGGCCAATGTGGCCGATGTGTTCCGCTTTTTCGGCACGGCGGCGCGCAATGTGCCGGGGACGGCTGCCAATGGTTTTCGCTCGAGCCGGCACACGTCCATTTTGCGGCGTGACCCGCTGGGGGTGATCGCTTCGATCGCGCCCTGGAACTATCCGCTGCTGATGGCAGCCTGGAAGATCGCCCCGGCCGTGGCGGCGGGCAATACCGTCGTGATCAAGCCATCGGAAAATACGCCGCTGAGCCTTTTGCTCCTGGCCTCCATCCTGGGCGAATTCCTGCCCCCCGGCGTGGTCAATGTGGTGACCGGCGACGGTCCCAATGTGGGCCAGGGGCTGATCACCCATCCTCTGGTGCGGATGATTTCGCTGACCGGGGACGTGCGGACCGGACGCGCCGTGCTCAAAGCTGCGGCGGGCGACAGCATCAAGCGGACGCATCTGGAACTGGGCGGCAAGGCGCCGGTCATTGTCTGCGCCGATGCCGATGTGGACAGCCTGGTCGAAACGCTGCGCGAGGCGAGCTTTTACAATGCCGGGCAGGATTGCACGGCCGCCTGCCGGATTTTCGTCGACAAGTCGATTGCGCAAGAGGTTACCGACAAGCTTTCCGGCATGATCGGAAGCCTGGTCTATGGCGCGCCCGAGCGGGACGATGTGGAATTCGGGCCGCTGATCACCGCCGCCCAGCGCGAGCGCGTGGCCGGTTTCGTCGACCGGGCGCGGCAGGCCGGCGCCGATATCGTGGCGGGGGGGCGGGCGCCGGAGGGCGAGGGCTATTATTATCAGCCGACGCTGGTGGCCGCGCCGATTGACGCCGAGATCGTGCAGAAGGAAGTGTTTGGGCCGGTGCTGACCATTACGGCCTTTGACGAGCCCGAGACGGCGCTGGGCTGGGCCAATGCATCGGAATATGGGCTGGCTTCCTCGGTCTGGTCGGCTGACAGCACGCTGGCGATGAACCTTGCCAACCGGCTCGAATATGGGGTGACCTGGGTCAATACCCATGGGGTTTTCGCCACCGAGATGCCGCATGGCGGCATGAAGAATTCGGGCTATGGGTCCGATCTCTCCATGCAGTCGCTGATCGATTATACCCAGGTGCGGCACATTATGGTGGCGTCGTAGATTTTGGGCTGAGGGGTGGGTTGACTGAAATGGTGCCACGCCACGATCGCCTTCCTCGGGCTTGACCCGAGGACCTGTCGGGGCTGGTGCCGTGTTGAAAGAGGCCCTCGGGTCGGGCCCGAGGGAAGCGGCGGTGGGTGGGGAAGGTCAAGCGAACTATCGCACCCGTGGATGTGTGGTCATGCCGAACGTTACCGACCTAAAGAAAAGCCGCACCATGGGCGCCAAGTCTGATAGAGGAAGCGCCATGCGCATTCTCGACATGACGACCTTTGTCGCCTTGGCGCGGCACCGCCATTTTGGCCGGGCTGCCCAGGAATTGCATACGACGCAACCGGCCATTTCGATCCGGCTGGCGGCGATGGAGCAGGAATTCGGCTGCAAGCTGATGCACCGCACCGGGCGCGATTTTGCGCTGACACCGGAGGGCGAGCGGGTGCTCGACACCTTCCGGGCGATCCTTGCTTCCTATGACAATCTCAAGCACGAGCTGGCCGGCCAGACCATGCATGCCGCCAAGGTGGTGCGGATCGGGGCGATCGACTCGGTGTCCTCCACCTGGATGACGCCCTTTGTCGAGGCACTGCATGAGACCTTCCCGACGCTCAAGATCGAATTGACGGTGGAAGGCACCAAGAGCCTGGTCGAAGGCCTCAACAAAGGCGAGTTCGACGTGATCTTTGCCGTCGACCCGGCCATTGGCGACAATTTCCGCAGCTTTACCTCCTGCGTGCTGCAGATGACCTGGGCCGGCTCGCCCAAGATCATCGATCCGGACCGCATCTATAGCGTGGACGATCTGGCCGATATGCCGATCATCACCTTCCCCAAGGACACCCCGCCCTATCGCATGATCGCGCCCTATTTCCAGGACGAGCAGGTGCTGGCGGGGAAATTGACCAGCTCCAATTCGCTGTACTCGATCATCAACCTGCTGATCGACGGGTTCGGCGTGGGAGCCATTCCCACGGTCACCATCAAGCGGGAGCTCAAGATGGGGTTGCTGCATCCGATCCGGGTGACGAAGCGCTTTCCGCCCATGCCGATCATCGGCACCTATCAGGCGACGAGCGAGACCGATTTGATCCGGCGGGTGGTGGAGCAAGCGCGGCTGAGTGCGGCGCTGTTTTGTGCGACTGTGGACCCGAGCATGGCTTGGGTGGATTAGGGGACCGGGCTCTCGTTACCCCCTCCTAGCCTCCCCCTGATAGGGGGAGGGACCGCCTTGTGGTTGGGGCTTGATCGAGCTCCAAGAGTGGAGAGATCCCTCCCCCTATCAGGGGGAGGCTAGGTGGGGGTACTCCGGTCTCGTCGCCCCCGCCGATCCCACAGCACATAGCCAAACGCTGAGATCAGCATGGCGCTCAGGGCGAACCAGGTCAGGGCGTAGACCAGGTGATTGTTGGAAAAGCTGAGCACCGTCAGCCCGCCGATGGGATAGGCCGTGGGATCGGGACCGCGTTCGGCGTCGAGGAAGAAGGGGGCGGTGGGGCCGAGGTTTTTCGCTGCGGCAATCGCCGTCACATCGCGGGAATACCAGCGCTCATCGGCGGGATCGTTGCCGCGCAGGAACGCGCCATCCGGTTCGGTGAGGCGCAAAAGGCCGGTGATCGTCACCTCGCCCTCGGGCGCGGGGTGAGTGGCGGGATCGCGGCGCTCGGGCGGGACGAAGCCGCGATTGACCAGCACGGTTCCGGCACCGCTGACCAATGGCGTCAGCACCCAGAAGCCGGCGCCATAAGCGGTGACGGCTTGCACCAGGGTTTCGTGCGTGGTGTCGAAATGGCCGGTGACGCTGGCATGCTGGTATTCGGCGGTGTCGGGGTCGAAGCTGGCCCAGAAGGCGGGGGCGCCGGCATCGACGGGGTCGGCGTGGATGCGGGTATCCACCGCCGCAATCAGTGCCGTTTTCCAGCTCAATCTTTCCAATTGCCAGACGCCCAGAGCTGCAAATCCGAGCGCGCCCAGCAGGGCTATGGTGCCTATGACCGCGAGTGTACGACGTGAGCGGAACTGCCCCTGACTTGTCATAAAACCACCGGGTCATTCCCGCGCAAGCGGGAACCTCTGTTTGCCTGGCAGACATCCCGAAACGGAGGTTCCCGCTTTCGCGGGAATGACGCCGTGAGTGGGAAGGTCATGGGGGCAAAATTCCACCACAGCTACATCAAGTTCGCCGGGTCCATGGTGTGGCCGGGCATCATATTGGTGTTGAGGTGATACATGACCCAAAGGGAGCCCGAGAGCGCGATGACAACCACGATGATGGTGAAGATCGCCGCCATCATGGTCCAGCCGCCTTCGGACTTGGTGTTCATGTGCAGGAAATAGATCATGTGCACCAGGATCTGCGCCACGCCGAAGGCCATGATGACGAGCGTCGTGATCATCGTGTCGGCAATGACATTGCCCATGACCAGCCAGAAGGGAATGGCGGTCAGGATCACCGAAAGGGCGAAGCCGGTCAGGTAGCTTTTGCGGGTGCCGTGGCTATGGCCATCGCCCACCACGCCCGGATGGGGATGGGCATGGGCGTTTTGGGGGGCGCTGTGGGTGGGGGCGTGGTCGGTCGTGCTCATCGCAGCATTCCCATGAGATAGACGACAGTGAAGACGCCGATCCAGATGACGTCGAGGAAGTGCCAGAACATGGAGAGGCACTGCACGCGGATCTGGTTGGCGGGGATGAGGCCGCGGCGGGCGACCTGCACCATGAGCGTCACCAGCCAGATAATGCCGAAGGTGACGTGGAGGGCGTGGGTGCCCACCAGCACGAAAAAGGCCGAGAGGAAGCCGCTGCGCTGGGGCACGGCGCCCTCATGGATCATGTGGTAGAATTCGTAGAGCGTGAGGCCCAGGAAGACGGCGCCCAACACACCGGTTATGGCCAGCCAGAGCTGGGTGGTGCCCTGCTTGTTCTGCTCCATTTCCAGCATGGCAAAGCCATAGGTGATGGAGGAGAGGAGGAGCGCGGTGGTGCTGACGGCGACGAGCGGCAGGTTGAAGAGATCGGCCGGGGATGGGCCCGCGGCGAAATTGCCGCCCAGCACGCCATAAATGGCGAAGAGGGTGGCAAAGATCAGGCAATCGCTCATCAGGTAGAGCCAGAAACCCAGCATGGTCGAGCCATGGGCGGGGTGCTCATGCGGATCGATATCGTAGAAGGCGACGGCCTCGCCTTCGGCGGTTTGAACCTTGGTGCTCATGTTACTTCACCCCGCCGAGCAATTGGGACCGCGCGCCTTCGGTGGCGGTGACCTCCTCGACCGGGATGTAGAAATCGCGGTCATAATTGAAGGTGTGGAAGATCGCGACCGCCAGAATGGCGAGGAAACTCAGCACGGCCAGCCACCACATGTACCAGATGAGCGCGAAGCCCAGCACGACGCTCAGCCCGGCCAGCACGATGCCGGCCCAGGTATTGCGCGGCATGTGGATGGGGCGGAAGCCCTCCACCGGGCGCTGGGCATTGCGCTTTTTCATATCGGCCCAGGCGTCATTGTCGTGGATCACCGGGGTGAAGGCGAAATTGTAGGCCGGGGGTGGCGAGGAGGTCGCCCATTCGAGCGTCCGCGCATCCCAGGGATCGCCGGTCGTATCCCAATCCTTGTTCTTGCCCAGGATCGAGACGGCGAATTGCATGAGCATAGAGGCGATGCCCAGGGCGATGACGCCGACGCCAATGCCGGCGATGATGAACCAGATCTGCAGGGAGGGATCGTCGAACGTGCGCAGGCGACGGGTGACGCCCATCAGGCCCAGCACATAGAGCGGAGCGAAGGCCAGCCAGAAGCCCACGACCCAGAACCAGAAGCTGAGCTTGCCCCAGAACTGGTTGAGCTTGTAGCCGAAGGCCTTGGGCCACCAGAAATTGATGCCGGCAAAGATGCCGAACAGCACGCCACCGATGATCACATTGTGGAAGTGCGCGACCAGGAACAGCGAATTGTGCAGCACGAAATCGGCGGGCGGCACGGCCAAGAGCACCCCGGTCATGCCGCCAATGGTGAAGGTCAGCATGAAGGCGATGAGCCACATCATGGGCAGCTCGAACCTTATGCGGCCCTTATACATGGTGAAGAGCCAATTGAAGATCTTCGCCCCCGTGGGGATGGAGATGATCATGGTGGTGATGCCGAAGAAGGAATTGACGCTCGCCCCCGACCCCATGGTGAAGAAGTGGTGCAGCCAGACCAGGTAGGAGAGGATGGTGATGACGACCGTGGCATAGACCATGGAGGTGTAGCCGAAGAGGCGCTTGCCCGAGAAGGTCGAGGCGACTTCGGAGAAGATGCCGAAGCAGGGCAGGATGAGGATGTAAACCTCGGGGTGACCCCAGATCCAGATGAGGTTCACATACATCATCGGATTGCCGCCGAAGTCGTTGGTGAAGAAATTGGTGCCGACATAGCGGTCGAGCGCGAGCAAGGTCAGCACCGCCGTCAGCACCGGGAAGGAGGCAACGATCAGCACATTGGTGCAGAGCGAGGTCCAGGTGAAGACGGGCATTTTCATCAGGCCCATGCCGGGCGCGCGCATCTTGACGATGGTGGCGATGAGGTTGACGCCGGACAGGGTGGTACCGACGCCCGCCACTTGCAGGCCCCAGATATAATAATCCACCCCCGAGGCCGGACTATATTCGATGCCCGAAAGGGGCGGATAGGCGAGCCATCCGGTCTGGGCGAATTCGCCGATGAAAAGGCTCATCATGACCAGCACGGCGCCGCCGGCGGTCATCCAGAAGCTGAAATTGTTAAGGAAGGGGAAGCTGACATCGCGCGCGCCGATCTGGAGCGGGACGATATAGTTCATGAAGCCGGTGATGAGCGGCATGGCCACGAAGAAGATCATGATCACGCCGTGGGCGGTGAAGACCTGATCGTAGTGGTGGGCGTTGAGATAGCCTTCCGAGCCGCCAAAGGCCATGGCTTGCTGTAGCCGCATCATGACCGCATCGGCAAAGCCGCGCAGCAGCATGACAATCCCCAGCACCATATACATGATGCCGATCTTCTTGTGGTCGACGCTGGTGAACCACTCTTTCCAGAGATAACCCCAGAGCTTGAAATAGGTCAGCGCGCCGAGCAGGGCGATGCCGCCCAGGGCCACCACGATGAAGGTGGCGACCAGGATAGGCTCGTGCAGGGGAATGACATCCCAGGTGAGCCGGCCGAAGATGAAGGTCCAAAAATCGCTGGTCATAGGGCAGTCGCCGCGCTGGAGTTTTCTAGGGAAGCGGTCTGACCGGCCAGCCAGGACATGGCCGCGGCGGCCGGCGCCTGCAGCGCCGAGGGCGGCGTGAGACCGGCGCCGGTGACAAGGCCCGGCCGGGGCGCGGAGAGCGCGGGGAGCTTTGCCGTCATGGCGATGGCTTCATCGACCGAGCAGAGCGCGGCGACATAGGTCTTTTGCGGGCCAAGGGCGGAGCGGTTGCGCTCGCCGCCGCCGTAAAGCGCGGGGGCGATATTGTCGACACCGGCCAGGCCCAGGCCCCCGCGGGCATCGATCGACATCATCTCGCTCATGCACATCTTGTCGAGTTCGACGCACATATTGACGATGGCCGTATAGAGCCCGTTTTCGACGCCGGCAAAATGGGCGACCGGCACGCGCTCGGTGGGCTTTTCGAGCTCGAGATAGACTTTGCGGTCGAGCTGGGCATCGGCGCCGCGCACATCGGCGATCCATTGGTCGAACCCGGCATCATCGACGCCGCGGAATTCGAAATGCATGCCGGAAAAGCCGTGGCCACTGTAATTGGCGGAAAAGCCCTTGTAGCTGCCGGGGTGGTTGACCACGGCATGAAGGCGCGTCTGCATGCCGGGCATGGCATAGATCTGGCCGGCCAGGGCGGGAATGTAGAAGGAATTCATCACCGACGAGG
Protein-coding regions in this window:
- a CDS encoding ABC transporter permease, with the protein product MNDRTENLLLALPGLLLLVLAFFLPIGQMLVLSVTGPDGPLAPFARFLGDPFYLGILWRTVRLSLLITLICGAIGFPLAYIMTKVGPKTRLWLVVMVILPLMTSVVVRTFGWMVLLSRSGLIPEMLRDMGLVGRNFALMQTESAIVIGMVQVLLPFMTLSILGVLTRIDGRLEEAARTMGCSFLQTIRMVVLPLALPGIVAGSLLCFTLSASSFVTPNLLGGTRIQVLAASIYKSVTATPDWPFAAAQAVILFAGIALVLVPYIKMTGGKNG
- a CDS encoding ABC transporter permease gives rise to the protein MVKSVPTWLRIAGVVFVLLTALILLAPLIVVVGVSVSESQFIAFPPNGLSLRWYNQVLSSNAYLNAGWISLQIAVMVTVLATLIGGAAAIAIHRRQLPFSDVLATVFLSPLVLPTIIYAIGMLMFWSAAFGPVSPLTLALSHTIIALPYVVRTTLAVLAESNPYLEEAARTMGANRLQRLWFVVVPQCIPGLAAGAFFAFNISFDEAVLSLFLRGPTLTTLPVQIYGQLEFSPDPSVAAVSTIMIALTIVLIFVIDRMLGLTKFASA
- a CDS encoding ABC transporter ATP-binding protein, whose translation is MANVRLTSIQKSFAKTAVLHGISLDIASGEFISLLGASGCGKTTLLRIVAGLESVTAGAVEIDGRDVTGLPPEKRDIAMMFQSYALLPHLSVAENVRFPLRMRGIGNREQQAEQVKAALETVQLGHLAERKPRQLSGGQQQRVALARAIVSRPKVLLLDEPLSNLDARLREDMQVELIEIHQRLGLTTIFVTHDQEEALSLSDRVVLLNGGRIEQVGNPAEIYGQPATSFASNFIGSANLLPAEIVEAADGPVARFADGQQLALAKSETARGAATVALRQEDLTLSADGDGPRAKVRTRVFLGARNRYVMTLAGQTLRALTPNDLSFADGQDVSLSIDPARIRVIRD
- a CDS encoding aminobutyraldehyde dehydrogenase → MTYETRLFINGAYVAGNGAALPSHEPATGKLLAEVASADTGQIDLAVTSAHAAFAGWSKATPKERSRALLRIADAIEAQAAALADVEAVNAGKPWRYVKAGELANVADVFRFFGTAARNVPGTAANGFRSSRHTSILRRDPLGVIASIAPWNYPLLMAAWKIAPAVAAGNTVVIKPSENTPLSLLLLASILGEFLPPGVVNVVTGDGPNVGQGLITHPLVRMISLTGDVRTGRAVLKAAAGDSIKRTHLELGGKAPVIVCADADVDSLVETLREASFYNAGQDCTAACRIFVDKSIAQEVTDKLSGMIGSLVYGAPERDDVEFGPLITAAQRERVAGFVDRARQAGADIVAGGRAPEGEGYYYQPTLVAAPIDAEIVQKEVFGPVLTITAFDEPETALGWANASEYGLASSVWSADSTLAMNLANRLEYGVTWVNTHGVFATEMPHGGMKNSGYGSDLSMQSLIDYTQVRHIMVAS
- a CDS encoding LysR family transcriptional regulator, which gives rise to MPNVTDLKKSRTMGAKSDRGSAMRILDMTTFVALARHRHFGRAAQELHTTQPAISIRLAAMEQEFGCKLMHRTGRDFALTPEGERVLDTFRAILASYDNLKHELAGQTMHAAKVVRIGAIDSVSSTWMTPFVEALHETFPTLKIELTVEGTKSLVEGLNKGEFDVIFAVDPAIGDNFRSFTSCVLQMTWAGSPKIIDPDRIYSVDDLADMPIITFPKDTPPYRMIAPYFQDEQVLAGKLTSSNSLYSIINLLIDGFGVGAIPTVTIKRELKMGLLHPIRVTKRFPPMPIIGTYQATSETDLIRRVVEQARLSAALFCATVDPSMAWVD
- a CDS encoding SURF1 family protein, with the translated sequence MTSQGQFRSRRTLAVIGTIALLGALGFAALGVWQLERLSWKTALIAAVDTRIHADPVDAGAPAFWASFDPDTAEYQHASVTGHFDTTHETLVQAVTAYGAGFWVLTPLVSGAGTVLVNRGFVPPERRDPATHPAPEGEVTITGLLRLTEPDGAFLRGNDPADERWYSRDVTAIAAAKNLGPTAPFFLDAERGPDPTAYPIGGLTVLSFSNNHLVYALTWFALSAMLISAFGYVLWDRRGRRDRSTPT
- the cyoD gene encoding cytochrome o ubiquinol oxidase subunit IV, with translation MSTTDHAPTHSAPQNAHAHPHPGVVGDGHSHGTRKSYLTGFALSVILTAIPFWLVMGNVIADTMITTLVIMAFGVAQILVHMIYFLHMNTKSEGGWTMMAAIFTIIVVVIALSGSLWVMYHLNTNMMPGHTMDPANLM
- the cyoC gene encoding cytochrome o ubiquinol oxidase subunit III; translation: MSTKVQTAEGEAVAFYDIDPHEHPAHGSTMLGFWLYLMSDCLIFATLFAIYGVLGGNFAAGPSPADLFNLPLVAVSTTALLLSSITYGFAMLEMEQNKQGTTQLWLAITGVLGAVFLGLTLYEFYHMIHEGAVPQRSGFLSAFFVLVGTHALHVTFGIIWLVTLMVQVARRGLIPANQIRVQCLSMFWHFLDVIWIGVFTVVYLMGMLR
- the cyoB gene encoding cytochrome o ubiquinol oxidase subunit I, yielding MTSDFWTFIFGRLTWDVIPLHEPILVATFIVVALGGIALLGALTYFKLWGYLWKEWFTSVDHKKIGIMYMVLGIVMLLRGFADAVMMRLQQAMAFGGSEGYLNAHHYDQVFTAHGVIMIFFVAMPLITGFMNYIVPLQIGARDVSFPFLNNFSFWMTAGGAVLVMMSLFIGEFAQTGWLAYPPLSGIEYSPASGVDYYIWGLQVAGVGTTLSGVNLIATIVKMRAPGMGLMKMPVFTWTSLCTNVLIVASFPVLTAVLTLLALDRYVGTNFFTNDFGGNPMMYVNLIWIWGHPEVYILILPCFGIFSEVASTFSGKRLFGYTSMVYATVVITILSYLVWLHHFFTMGSGASVNSFFGITTMIISIPTGAKIFNWLFTMYKGRIRFELPMMWLIAFMLTFTIGGMTGVLLAVPPADFVLHNSLFLVAHFHNVIIGGVLFGIFAGINFWWPKAFGYKLNQFWGKLSFWFWVVGFWLAFAPLYVLGLMGVTRRLRTFDDPSLQIWFIIAGIGVGVIALGIASMLMQFAVSILGKNKDWDTTGDPWDARTLEWATSSPPPAYNFAFTPVIHDNDAWADMKKRNAQRPVEGFRPIHMPRNTWAGIVLAGLSVVLGFALIWYMWWLAVLSFLAILAVAIFHTFNYDRDFYIPVEEVTATEGARSQLLGGVK
- the cyoA gene encoding ubiquinol oxidase subunit II → MSRLIKLFLAIPLAALLAGCNAVVLAPAGDIAAQQRDLILIATVLMLLIIIPVLALVIIFARKYRQGNTGADYQPDWDHSTHLELVIWAAPLAIIICLGAVTWVGTHLLDPYRQLARIAPDRPVSADMTPLEVEVVALDWKWLFIYPQYNIASLNELVAPVDRPISFTLTSSSVMNSFYIPALAGQIYAMPGMQTRLHAVVNHPGSYKGFSANYSGHGFSGMHFEFRGVDDAGFDQWIADVRGADAQLDRKVYLELEKPTERVPVAHFAGVENGLYTAIVNMCVELDKMCMSEMMSIDARGGLGLAGVDNIAPALYGGGERNRSALGPQKTYVAALCSVDEAIAMTAKLPALSAPRPGLVTGAGLTPPSALQAPAAAAMSWLAGQTASLENSSAATAL